DNA from Demetria terragena DSM 11295:
CCTGCACGATGGGCTGACGCGCGCCGATCTTCCAGAAGCCCAAGGTTTGAAGCAAGGTCGCCAGGCCAGCCATAAACAGCGAAGCCGAGACGAGGTAGATCTGGTCAGCCGTCGACAGCTTGAACGCACCACCGATGATGATCGGCACCGCGACCACGCCGGCATACATGCTCAGGACGTGCTGGAAGGCGTAGAGAAGTGAAGGCCCCGGTGGCAGGACCTGGTCAACCGGGTGCTTCTCGGTGGCAGGCGCGGACATCTAGCTCACCAACCTTGGCCAGGGTCGAATGCGCTTGATTGCGAAGAGTTTTCGTCGCGTTGGATGGTTGCTTCGATGAGCCCGTACGGCCGGTCGTCGGCGTGGTGGACTTCGCAGTTGTTTTCCAACCCGAACGGCGTCAGGTCGAGCACGAAGTGGTGGTTGTTTGGGCAGGAGAATCGGATCTCCTCTAGTGAGTCGGCTGCGTCCAGGGCAGCGGTCCCCATTTCCCAGATCGTGTGCTGGAGGGCATAGGAGTAGGCATTGGCGAAGGCTTTAGTGATCGCGTCGTACACCGCTGCGAAGGACGCCTCCCAGTCGACCTCCGTCGACCCGTGCCGCCATTGCGCCGTGACGTCCGTTGCCATGACGCGGTCATTGGTCGGCTTGAGCGTCGTGTATTTCTCCTCGTAGAACCCATGGAACTCCGAGTCCGTGGTCTTCAACACGGTCAGGTCTTTCAGCCCGGAGACGACCGCTTCCTCATCCGATGACTTGGTGACGGTGACCGTACGGACATAGTCCTTGTTGCGGACGAACCCGTGCGGGGTTCCGTGAGCGCGCTCCCATGGGAACGCTTCGACCTTGACACGGCAACTCGTGATCTGCGGTACGTCATCGACGAAGTGCCTCGCCAGCGCGAGCGCCAAACCCTCTGGTGTTCGGGCCTGTTCACCGTGTTCCTTCATGAACGCGTTGACGGTGTTTTTGGTGGCGTCAGTCGTCAGGACCTGGGCTTGATCGCCGGTCTGGTGGGCATCGACGAAGTCGCCTTGGTGCGCAACACTGACGTTGTAATCGACCAGGTCGTGTTCGGCCTCGCGGCCGCCGTCGCGATAGACGCGCACGACGTGGATTTCGGCCTTGCCGTATTGGTTGTGCCCCAGCACGTAGGACATGTCTTAGCTCCCTCGATAGGTAGAGAAGGCGAACGGGCTGAGCAGCACCGGAACGTGATAATGCCGGTCGGTGTCCACCAGGAAAGTGATGGCGACCTCGGGGTAAAAGCCCTGAATTCCTTGGGCCTGAAACCAGTCACCGGTGGCGAAGGTGATGCGGTACGTGCTGGGCGCCAGGCCGTCGGGTGCGAGGTCGGGCACTCGCCCGTCGTCATTCGTCCTTCCCGCGCCGACTATCGCCTCGCTGGCGGCATCATCCGCACGGACCGTCACGCTGACCTCGACTCCACGCGCCGGGTTTCCGGTGACGGCATCGAGTACGTGCGTGGACAGTGTTGCCATATCAGCCTCCTGGTGGGGGTCAGTCGGTGAGCAGTCCCTCGAGACGCAGCCGAGTGATCTGTCGAAGTTGTTCGCGGACCTCGGCCCGCTCGGTGTGGTCGTCCTGATCTAGCCGTCGAGTGAGTTCGGCGAGCATGTCTTCCGGGCTGCGACCGGCGGCGCGGATCAGGAAGACCCGGTTGAAGCGTTCCTCGTAGGCGACATTGCCTGCGCGCAGACGGGTCTGAACGTCGGCGTCCGCATCTGCCACGCTCGCCTGTTCCTCGCGGCTCCACTGCGCGTCGGCACCGCTGCCGGCGGCGCGGTCACCGATGCGCGGGTGACCCGACAGCGCGTCGTCAATGGCGGAGTCGCTGATGCCCGCAAACGCACGGTCGCAATCCGCCAAGACATCCTCAACGGTGGCGAAGGGACGATGGGCTAGCAGCGCACGTACCCATTCTGGGCTCGCGCAGCAGGCCAACAGCACGTCACTCAGATTGGTCGATTCTGCCGAGTTCAGTTGTTCCAGAGACAGTTTGGTCGTCATGACGCCTCCGCGCCGCTGTCGAGTTGGGCTGCGAGGCGTCGGGCGACCTTCTGTAGCGCCGGGAGAATCCGGTCCTCCAACGCTGGGTTGAGCCGCGGCTCGGGCGCCGAAAGCGAAACGGCGAATTGGGCCGTTGCGCTTGGGACCGGGACGGCCAGGCATCGCACGCCCGCCTCCATCTCGCCGGTTTCCGCGGCAAAGCCAAGCGTGCGGACCTCGGCAAGTTGGGCGATGAGCGCCTCGGGGTCAGTCATCGTGTGCGGCGTCTGCGCTCGCATCCCGGTACGCCCGAGAATGGCGCGAGCTTGATCGTCCGTCAGCATGGACAACAGCGCTTTGCCCGCCGCTCGGCAGTGCAGCGGTACGTGCTTGCCGAGTTCGGTGAACATGCGCATCGCACGAGGTGCCGGCACTTGGCTGACGTAGACCAACTGATCGCCATCGAGCGTCGCGAGATTGACTGTCTCGCCGAATTCTTTGACTAGAGAGTCAATTTCGCGCGTGCTTCGGGATCCGAAACCCTCACGTGCCGTGTTGCCGAGCGGAATGAGCCGGACGCCTAGGGCGTAGCGACGGTCGGGCAATTGACGCAGGTAGGAGCGATCGACCAGCGTCCTGACCAAGCGATGAATCGTCGGCATCGGCAACTGAGCCTCGGCGCTGATGTGGCTGAGCGTCGCCTCTCCACCAGCGGCGTCCACGACTTCGAGGATCTCCAAGGCGCGCGTCACCGACTGCACACCGCTGGGTCGTGGTTGGCTACACATGGTGTCGACATCCTCCAGATTGAGACACTCTCGTAATTCCGTGCTACGGAATCTACACTCCACAATGTAGAAATCAAGTGCATCGTTGGTGACAAGGAGAACTAGATGTCAGCGCCAAGTCCCGGGTATTCGATCACCGTCCGAGTCGAGTGCCCGACTGACCCGTCTGCGACCG
Protein-coding regions in this window:
- the pucL gene encoding factor-independent urate hydroxylase, which encodes MSYVLGHNQYGKAEIHVVRVYRDGGREAEHDLVDYNVSVAHQGDFVDAHQTGDQAQVLTTDATKNTVNAFMKEHGEQARTPEGLALALARHFVDDVPQITSCRVKVEAFPWERAHGTPHGFVRNKDYVRTVTVTKSSDEEAVVSGLKDLTVLKTTDSEFHGFYEEKYTTLKPTNDRVMATDVTAQWRHGSTEVDWEASFAAVYDAITKAFANAYSYALQHTIWEMGTAALDAADSLEEIRFSCPNNHHFVLDLTPFGLENNCEVHHADDRPYGLIEATIQRDENSSQSSAFDPGQGW
- the uraH gene encoding hydroxyisourate hydrolase, with the translated sequence MATLSTHVLDAVTGNPARGVEVSVTVRADDAASEAIVGAGRTNDDGRVPDLAPDGLAPSTYRITFATGDWFQAQGIQGFYPEVAITFLVDTDRHYHVPVLLSPFAFSTYRGS
- the uraD gene encoding 2-oxo-4-hydroxy-4-carboxy-5-ureidoimidazoline decarboxylase, with translation MTTKLSLEQLNSAESTNLSDVLLACCASPEWVRALLAHRPFATVEDVLADCDRAFAGISDSAIDDALSGHPRIGDRAAGSGADAQWSREEQASVADADADVQTRLRAGNVAYEERFNRVFLIRAAGRSPEDMLAELTRRLDQDDHTERAEVREQLRQITRLRLEGLLTD
- a CDS encoding IclR family transcriptional regulator, whose amino-acid sequence is MCSQPRPSGVQSVTRALEILEVVDAAGGEATLSHISAEAQLPMPTIHRLVRTLVDRSYLRQLPDRRYALGVRLIPLGNTAREGFGSRSTREIDSLVKEFGETVNLATLDGDQLVYVSQVPAPRAMRMFTELGKHVPLHCRAAGKALLSMLTDDQARAILGRTGMRAQTPHTMTDPEALIAQLAEVRTLGFAAETGEMEAGVRCLAVPVPSATAQFAVSLSAPEPRLNPALEDRILPALQKVARRLAAQLDSGAEAS